The Brassica oleracea var. oleracea cultivar TO1000 chromosome C6, BOL, whole genome shotgun sequence genomic interval AAAACATCATTTTGTTGGTAAATAATATAGATTAATTGTTATTTATGACATTATTGAAACTATTTATATATTACTTTAAAATATAACTTTTTATAATTTTATCACATTACATTATATTTTCAATTGAATTAGCTTGGAAGTGGATTAATTTATAATCGGGAGACAATTAATTATTGTAATAGTATTAAAATTATATACTCTTAGAAATTAAAAAAAAATAGTTATTCTTACTTTAGATTTTCTTCAACCATATCAAAGTGAAATAGAAATAAAATAAGAAATATAAATCATTACATTTTCTTAACTTTTTAATTTCGTAATTTTGTATTCTATAACCAAAAAAATCGTAGTGGTCCTTTCAACTCAAACCAACAAATTTTAATAAATACAATTTTATTTTAAAACATAAAATATTATATTTATTCTTTTATTTTAAAATAAAATTTCAAAAAAATATAAAATTAAGATATATTTTCATATGCAATAGTTTTAGTATAAACTTTCACGCCCGTAGGGCGGGACAACCAGTAGTAATTTATAAACCATTAAACTCTGTTTCTCAGACACCAATGACTTTACTTGTTGATCAAGAGTAACCTAACGAGGCATCAACCACAAAATGCGGATGCTTCCAACCCAAGTTTAGTCACTTATCACCAAACAGACGTAAAATCCAAGCGACTAAAAACAAAAACTTAAACCTATCAAACAACATCATCGAATGATAGGGGAGCTTTGGCCACAGACACATCTGCTTTCTCCTTCTCCAGCTCAGCTTTGCGTACTTGACAGACGCAGGCTTGAATTTAGATTGGTTAGAAGAGAAATTGGAAGAAAAGAAGGAGAAGCAAGAAGCTGGTGAGAAAAGGATGAAAGAGATAGAGGAAGAGTTGATGGATTTGAAGCAGAAGTTCTCATATGCGTCATTCAGATCATCCTTGGAGAGGTCCTTAGTCGGCTGGCACAGAGTATTGATCAGGCTGAGGAGAATGTTGATGTAAGCTGTCCTTAGATGCTGATTCTTTGGTCGAAACTTTGATGCAATGTCAGGGTGTCTTTCAAATATACGCCTCACGGATTCCACCTGCAAGTTAAAGAAACAAGTTAAAGAAAGATGAATAACGTAAAACTTAAACAAAACACAACATACTCCAATGTTACAGTTTCCCTCATATTCTGCAACTCACACATATATGTCAAGAAACTTCCTTTGATTTTCACTGAATCTATATGTGCTCTTTTAATAGATCAGCAACGATTTACAAAACAGAAAACCACAAGGAACTGAATTATCTATAACAAATGATAATGTTGTGTTGTGATTAGAATTTCTATGAAACAAACAAAACGTTGGCACCAATATTCGTTTTATACCTGTGAAGGAAGAACTTGAAAGCCATTTACTGAAAGCTCAAGAGAATCTCTAGCCTCCGCACCATCGTCTTCCTCTACTTTGCTCAGTAATTTGGTTTCCTCTGATACATCTAGTTTTCCAATAACTTCAAGAACCTCTACCTCAGCAACAATCTCGAGGTCTCCGTTTACCAAGAATCCACCATCTTTATCATGAATTTTGTCGAGTGGAAGCATTGTTGTAAAGCCAAAGTCGCAGAATTCCGCATCAAACCAGTGCTCTGTAGCTGTTAAAAAGAACTATAGCTTATCATATACTCCAAGATAGTGAACATCTCTGTTAAGAATTAAATGGGAGAGCAAACTATGAAACCAAATCTAAACCAACCAAGCTCAAACTCGGTTTAGCAACATAGAACTCCAGCTCAATAACATTGTTACTAGCCGTGTTCTTTTGGAAGACGCTGACGCAGCGGCTAACTACCCAATTTATAACTATTTTCTTGTTCACGCATCTGGAAAGTGACACCGGCGGCGGTGATTTTGCCTATCAAAAATAAACGCAGCGAT includes:
- the LOC106297119 gene encoding MATH domain and coiled-coil domain-containing protein At3g58270-like isoform X2 yields the protein MGKQEVDNKFTWVIRNFSSLQSRKVYSDEFIVGGCKWRLLAFPKGNGGVKTLSLYLDVAGSASLPYGWRRRAELCLSVVNHVSEELTEIKEHWFDAEFCDFGFTTMLPLDKIHDKDGGFLVNGDLEIVAEVEVLEVIGKLDVSEETKLLSKVEEDDGAEARDSLELSVNGFQVLPSQVESVRRIFERHPDIASKFRPKNQHLRTAYINILLSLINTLCQPTKDLSKDDLNDAYENFCFKSINSSSISFILFSPASCFSFFSSNFSSNQSKFKPASVKYAKLSWRRRKQMCLWPKLPYHSMMLFDRFKFLFLVAWILRLFGDK
- the LOC106297119 gene encoding MATH domain and coiled-coil domain-containing protein At3g58270-like isoform X1, with amino-acid sequence MGKQEVDNKFTWVIRNFSSLQSRKVYSDEFIVGGCKWRLLAFPKGNGGVKTLSLYLDVAGSASLPYGWRRRAELCLSVVNHVSEELTEIKATEHWFDAEFCDFGFTTMLPLDKIHDKDGGFLVNGDLEIVAEVEVLEVIGKLDVSEETKLLSKVEEDDGAEARDSLELSVNGFQVLPSQVESVRRIFERHPDIASKFRPKNQHLRTAYINILLSLINTLCQPTKDLSKDDLNDAYENFCFKSINSSSISFILFSPASCFSFFSSNFSSNQSKFKPASVKYAKLSWRRRKQMCLWPKLPYHSMMLFDRFKFLFLVAWILRLFGDK